A genome region from Arachis duranensis cultivar V14167 chromosome 8, aradu.V14167.gnm2.J7QH, whole genome shotgun sequence includes the following:
- the LOC107460631 gene encoding mitochondrial carrier protein MTM1: MVDSERVQNPWIASSSDQVASISQAELNAQAPLLLESPSLQPPPSPPQSSDANKLGIGERAFSAAGAAFISAIIVNPLDVAKTRLQAQAAGVAYSHRLSNMTSRMACFGPNMMFADLRCSPSCSRAGIHGTISLCPPECFRYKGTFDVLYKVVQQEGFSRLWRGTNAGLALAIPTVGIYLPCYDLFRNWLEEFTARSAPMTTPYVPLVAGSLSRSLACATCYPIELARTRMQAFQETQVGKKPPGVFQTLVGVVSHVKGSNSPPQNTWQGYRVLWTGMGAQLARDVPFSAICWSILEPTRRKLLSLVGGDDANALGVLGANFSAGFVAGTLAAGATCPLDVAKTRRQIERDPVRQLRMTTRQTLMEVWRDGGMKGLFTGLGPRIGRAGPSVGIVVSFYEVVKFALHAQR, translated from the exons ATGGTGGATTCAGAACGAGTCCAAAATCCATGGATAGCTTCCTCTTCCGACCAAGTTGCTTCAATTTCACAAGCTGAATTGAACGCTCAAGCTCCGTTGTTGCTCGAATCTCCTTCTCTTCAGCCTCCGCCGTCGCCGCCGCAATCGTCTGACGCCAACAAATTGGGAATTGGCGAACGAGCTTTCTCTGCCGCAGGCGCCGCCTTCATCTCCGCCATTATTGTTAATCCCCTTGATGTTGCCAAG ACAAGGTTGCAAGCACAAGCCGCAGGGGTGGCTTATTCTCATCGCCTCAGTAATATGACCAGTCGTATGGCTTGTTTTGGCCCAAACATG ATGTTTGCTGATTTAAGATGTTCTCCTTCGTGTTCCCGTGCTGGAATCCATGGCACAATTTCGCTTTGCCCTCCTGAGTGTTTTCGGTACAAGGGAACATTTGATGTCTTGTATAAAGTTGTACAACAG GAAGGATTTTCAAGGCTGTGGAGGGGTACAAATGCAGGCCTGGCACTTGCTATACCAACC GTGGGAATTTACCTTCCATGCTATGACTTGTTCCGCAACTGGTTGGAGGAATTCACAGCAAGAAGTGCTCCAATGACAACTCCATATGTACCTTTAGTGGCTGGTTCATTGTCACGCTCCCTTGCATGTGCAACTTGTTATCCTATTGAACTCGCCAGAACTCGTATGCAG GCGTTTCAAGAGACTCAAGTTGGTAAAAAGCCTCCTGGAGTTTTTCAGACTCTTGTAGGTGTTGTTTCACATGTCAAGGGTTCAAATAGTCCTCCTCAGAACACCT GGCAAGGTTATCGTGTTCTGTGGACTGGTATGGGAGCACAACTTGCCCGAGATGTACCCTTCTCTGCAATTTGTTGGTCAATTCTAGAACCT ACTAGAAGAAAACTCCTTAGCCTGGTAGGGGGTGATGACGCCAATGCATTGGGTGTTCTTGGGGCAAATTTTTCAGCTGGTTTTGTTGCTGGAACTCTAGCAGCAGGAGCTACATGTCCGCTAGATGTAGCGAAAACTCGAAGGCAAATAGAG AGGGATCCGGTGAGGCAACTGAGAATGACCACAAGACAAACATTGATGGAAGTTTGGAG AGATGGAGGCATGAAGGGACTGTTCACAGGTTTAGGTCCACGAATTGGAAGAGCTGGCCCCTCCGTTGGAATAGTGGTTTCATTCTATGAAGTTGTCAAGTTCGCTCTTCATGCACAACGCTAA
- the LOC107460581 gene encoding arabinogalactan protein 16-like, producing MASSMRVVFFLGLIYAALISVAVASEQTATLSIDVGKIPTTNANTNDGTTIDQAVGYLLMLLALLLTYLIH from the exons ATGGCTTCTTCAATGAGGGTGGTCTTCTTCCTGGGCCTCATTTATGCAGCCCTTATATCAGTGGCGGTTGCTTCAGAACAAACTGCCACTTTATCTATTGATGTTGGTAAAATTCCCACCACAAACGCCAACACAAACGATG GTACCACAATTGATCAAGCGGTTGGTTATCTTCTAATGTTGTTGGCTTTGTTGCTCACCTACCTTATTCATTAA
- the LOC127741201 gene encoding protein FAR1-RELATED SEQUENCE 7-like: MVDVTVDKAEVDLINVDGFEKLITELTIEDIWRLVFDTKSQVCEFYAKYAKCYGFVSQKYLKMVDVNGNINTRQLVCNKVGERHWKHLKRDNRQREHRIITRVNCKARIRFIRHYRTGGYDKVGFTCKDLHNHISKTRRGKVKDGDAFAALAYLLSKIDSDPLFLGKFTLKDGRLDNLMWADGASIVDYKYFGDVLAFDTTYKKNIYNKPLVIFSGTNHHG; encoded by the exons ATGGTGGATGTAACTGTAGATAAAGCAGAGGTAGATCTAATTAATGTTGATGGTTTTGAAAAGTTGATAACTGAGTTGACCATCGAAGACATATGGAGATTGGTGTTTGATACGAAATCTCAAGTTTGTGAATTTTATGCCAAATATGCCAAGTGCTATGGATTTGTGTCCCAAAAATACTTGAAGATGGTGGATGTTAATGGCAACATTAATACAAGACAATTGGTTTGCAATAAAGTAGGAGAAAGACATTGGAAGCACCTTAAAAGGGACAATCGGCAAAGGGAGCATAGGATAATTACTCGTGTCAACTGCAAGGCTAGGATTCGTTTCATTCGTCACTATAGAACGG GTGGATACGATAAAGTGGGTTTTACTTGCAAAGACCTACATAACCACATTAGTAAGACTAGGCGTGGCAAAGTGAAAGACGGTGATGCATTTGCTGCGTTGGCCTATCTGTTGTCCAAGATAGACAGTGACCCGTTATTTCTAGGAAAGTTCACCTTAAAAGATGGTAGATTGGATAATTTGATGTGGGCTGATGGAGCAAGCATTGTTGATTACAAATATTTTGGTGATGTACTCGCTTTTGACACCACTTACAAGAAAAATATCTACAACAAGCCCTTAGTTATATTTTCAGGGACCAACCACCATGGCTAA